Proteins encoded by one window of Mus musculus strain C57BL/6J chromosome 10, GRCm38.p6 C57BL/6J:
- the Ltv1 gene encoding protein LTV1 homolog isoform X1, translating to MDTESEEDDGHEWEDMDDEEGSDDRSSAGFLSDGGDLSAPGSPQEAMKKHLFWEEETKSRFTEYSMTSSVMRRNEQLTLHDERFEKFYEQYDDVEIGALDNAELEGTIQVDSNRLQEVLNDYYKEKAENCVKLSTLEPFEDQDLPTNELDESEKEETITVVLEEAKEKWDCESICSTYSNLYNHPQLIKYEPKPKQIHLSSKTGIPLNVLPKKGLTAKQVERMQMINGSDLPKVSTQPRSKDETKEDKRARKQAIKEERKERRVEKKANKLAFKLEKRRQEKELLNLKKNIEGLKL from the exons ATGGATAC GGAGTCTGAGGAAGACGATGGCCATGAGTGGGAAGACATGGACGACGAGGAAGGGAGTGATGACAGGAGCTCTGCAGGCTTTCTGTCAGATGGAGGTGACCTATCTGCCCCCGGCTCACCGCAGGAAGCCATGAAAAAGCACCTgttttgggaagaggaaaccaaAAGCCGTTTCACAGAGTACTCCATGACCTCCTCAGTCATGAGGAGAAATGAACAGCTGACTCTACACGATGAGAGGTTTGAGAAG TTTTATGAACAGTATGATGATGTTGAAATTGGAGCTCTGGATAATGCAGAATTGGAAGGTACCATTCAAGTGGACAGCAATCGGCTGCAGGAGGTTTTGAATGACTACTAcaaggagaaggcagagaa TTGTGTAAAATTGAGTACTCTTGAGCCTTTTGAGGATCAAGATCTGCCAACAAATGAGCTTGATGAGTCTGAAAAGGAAGAGACCATTACTGTAGTTCTtgaggaagccaaagagaagtgGGATTGTGAATCCATTTGCA GTACATACTCCAATTTATACAACCACCCACAGCTCATCAAATATGAACCAAAG CCCAAACAAATCCACCTGTCGTCTAAGACCGGAATACCTCTCAATGTCTTACCTAAGAAAGGCCTCACAGCAAAGCAGGTTGAACGGATGCAGATGATCAATGGCAGTGACCTACCCAAAGTGTCCACCCAGCCTCGTTCCAAAGATGAGACCAAAGAGGATAAAAGAGCCAGGAAGCAAGCCATAAAAGAGGAGCGGAAG GAACGAAGAGTTGAAAAGAAAGCTAACAAGCTAGCAtttaaactggagaaaagaagacaagaaaaggagCTACTGAACTTGAAGAAAAACATTGAAGGTCTAAAGCTGTAG